The genomic segment CCTTCAAAGCGCGCGCGGCCATGTCACCCGTCCCGTATCAACAGTGCGCGTCAGCTACGAATCGCCATTGCGCTCTGGAGTAGGAGCGTCCCCGCAGCGATGGCGCAGTCACTCTACGGCCCCGTTCGCTTGCGCAGCGCCATAACGGCTGAACTGTTTACAAACTCTTTGGACGGCAGAGGGTCCCCGATGCCGCAGTCGCACCGGGGACCCTCTGAGCTCAGCCGCGATTCACCGATCGGCTGCTAATGGCTTACCAGTCCTGGGCCGGAGCCGCGACAGTCGGCACGTGGCCGCGGTAGAACCCGGAGCCCCAACCGTAGTGCGAGGCGGCCCACGGCGAACTCCAGATCGCCTTCTCGGTCACCGCCGGCGAGGCGGACGCCCGCAGGTCGGCGGTGATGTGGCCGTAGTCGGCCGGACCGCCGTTCAGGTTCGCGGCGACGTAGTGCGCGGCCACGACCAGGTTCGGGTAGGCGCCCAGGCCCGCGCCGCCGCCGGAGCCCAGGCCGTTGTTCAGCGGGTTGTTCCGGTCCCACCAGTGCGACGGCGGCTCCTCGCTGGCCATCCACTGCACCATGGTGGTGATGTTGTTCGAGCTCTGCGCCCAGCCGCCGTCGGCCAGGACCAGGCGGGCGAAGTCGTAGTTGGTGGAGCGGCCGTGGGACGGCGGGGGCGGGGTGCTGCCGCCTTCCAGCGACGCCTTGGTCGCCGGCCCGACTATGCCGTCCACCGACAGGCCGTGGCCGGACTGGTAGCTCTTCACCGCGGCCAGGGTGGCCGGACCGAAGTCGCCGTCGACGCCGATGTGCGCGCCGTTCTTGTTCAGCAGCTGCTGAAGCTCGGTGACACAGCCGCTGATCTGGCCGTAGGAGATGTCGGCCGGGCACGCCGAGGACGTGAGCTTGATCGGAGCCGGCACGGACGCGGCGTTCGCGGTACCGGCGGTGAGGGCGACGCCGGCGATCGCCGCGGCGGTCGCGGCGACGGCGAGTCTGAGGCGGGACTTGCGGCTGCCCAGGTTCATGGCAGGGCCTTTCGTTGCGGAAAAGTGCAGGGAAAAGTGCATGGCTGTGGTGCTGGAACTGGTGCAGGGATTGGTTCAGAGCCGATCAGCTCGGATCGGAGCGGATCACCGGATCAGTACCGGTAGTAGCCGATGAGACGGCCGCCGGCCGAGATCGAGTCGGTCTCGATGTAGGTCCCGGTGTCCAGGGCGTCGATCATCTTGCCGCCGCCGATGTAGATGCCGACGTGCTCGGGGCTGGCCGCGTCGGAGCCGAAGAAGGCGAGGTCGCCGGGGGCCGGAGTGGAGACGCGGTGCGTCCGGGCGATCTGCCCCGAGGTGCCGTCCGGGCCGAAGACGTCACGGCCGTAGGCGAGGTCGTAGACCCAGCGCACGAAGCCGGAGCAGTCCACCGAGATCTGGCCGTTGTGGCCGAGGGTGTGGTTGGCGGTCGCGGTCCAGCAGGCCGGGTCCCCGCCGGCGGCGGCGCAGTCCGCCGGGCTCGGGCCGGGGTTGGAGGTGTGCCCGCCGTCCCAGCCGTACGGCACGCGGCCGCCGCCCCAGCCCCGCTCGGCCTTCCCGGCCTCGATGGCCCGGGCGAAGTCAACGACCTTCGTCTGGCCGCCGCCGGTGGGCGGCGGGGGCGGAGTGCTGCCGCCGTCGAGCGCGGCCTT from the Catenulispora sp. EB89 genome contains:
- a CDS encoding peptidoglycan-binding protein; the protein is MNLGSRKSRLRLAVAATAAAIAGVALTAGTANAASVPAPIKLTSSACPADISYGQISGCVTELQQLLNKNGAHIGVDGDFGPATLAAVKSYQSGHGLSVDGIVGPATKASLEGGSTPPPPSHGRSTNYDFARLVLADGGWAQSSNNITTMVQWMASEEPPSHWWDRNNPLNNGLGSGGGAGLGAYPNLVVAAHYVAANLNGGPADYGHITADLRASASPAVTEKAIWSSPWAASHYGWGSGFYRGHVPTVAAPAQDW
- a CDS encoding peptidoglycan-binding protein; amino-acid sequence: MNLRRRITRIQIAAVSAVAIAGVALAAGTANAASVPAPIKLTSSACPADISYGQISGCVTELQQLLNENGAHIGVDGDFGPATLAAVKAYQSGHGLSVDGIVGPATKAALDGGSTPPPPPTGGGQTKVVDFARAIEAGKAERGWGGGRVPYGWDGGHTSNPGPSPADCAAAGGDPACWTATANHTLGHNGQISVDCSGFVRWVYDLAYGRDVFGPDGTSGQIARTHRVSTPAPGDLAFFGSDAASPEHVGIYIGGGKMIDALDTGTYIETDSISAGGRLIGYYRY